A genomic segment from Alteribacillus bidgolensis encodes:
- a CDS encoding ribonuclease H-like YkuK family protein, with product MRSQFRFHNLSNKNMSFADVYHHIETFMKQNPQAQYRLMIGTDSQVHRKFTRFVTGIVIRREGHGVWACLKKHEVKRRIEHLHEKVSTETLLTEEVAQLFTAKRKQKLLQIIMPYIDEGSSFTFEGHLDVGKGQRNKTKIYVEEMMARLKVYGMKARVKPDSFVASSYANRYTK from the coding sequence ATGAGAAGTCAATTCCGTTTTCATAACTTATCGAATAAAAATATGTCCTTTGCAGACGTTTATCATCATATAGAAACCTTCATGAAGCAAAACCCGCAAGCACAGTACAGATTAATGATTGGCACCGACTCACAAGTACACAGGAAATTTACACGTTTTGTTACCGGCATTGTCATACGTCGTGAAGGTCATGGTGTATGGGCTTGTTTAAAAAAGCATGAAGTGAAAAGACGAATCGAACATTTACATGAAAAAGTATCGACAGAGACCCTTTTAACGGAAGAAGTAGCTCAACTATTCACAGCTAAACGAAAACAAAAATTATTACAAATTATCATGCCTTATATTGATGAAGGAAGCTCCTTTACATTCGAAGGGCACCTAGATGTTGGAAAGGGACAACGTAATAAAACAAAAATTTATGTGGAAGAAATGATGGCCCGTCTTAAAGTTTATGGGATGAAAGCTCGAGTGAAGCCAGATTCATTCGTTGCGTCTAGTTATGCAAACCGTTATACAAAATAA
- the ade gene encoding adenine deaminase, with protein MSIDKSVLKKRIAVASQRTPADIVIKNGRIIDVFNLEVIEGDIAIADEYIAGIGQFEGKKVIDANNRYVCPSFIDGHVHIESSMVTPAEFAKAVLPHGVTTIITDPHEIANVAGKDGIQFMIDDSENLPMDIHVMLPSCVPATPFENNGAQLNAEDLTAFFDHKRVLGLAEVMDYPSVLNAENTMIDKLITTSKYSSLIDGHAAGLHAGALNVYASAGIGTDHEANTASEALDRLRRGMYVLIREGSAAKDLTSIVPLVNHKNSRRFLFCTDDKHLDDLLEEGSIDHNVRLSIKQGLDPLLAIQMASLNAAECYGLKNNGAIAPGYAANFLLLDDLASVSIHEVYKFGNLTAKDGKFVGETLPSIQPPSQLTNTVNVPNMREEDLNIPMDGKKAHIIGVSPNSLVTNKLVENVTVKDGAFIPSVEHDQLKLAVVERHSRTGNIGLGIIKGFGIKEGAIASTVAHDSHNLVVAGTNNPDMITAVHAIKNMQGGLAVVKDNEVIAALSLNVAGLISDKDSDEVNNLLHQLNESLLDIGCSQTFNPFLTLSFLTLPVIPELKLTDTGLFDVGTSTHIPVDFFRSNTEKNTE; from the coding sequence ATGTCGATTGATAAAAGTGTTTTAAAAAAGCGTATTGCTGTGGCAAGTCAAAGGACTCCAGCTGACATTGTCATAAAAAATGGACGGATTATAGATGTGTTTAACCTTGAAGTTATTGAGGGAGATATTGCAATTGCCGATGAATATATCGCAGGCATTGGTCAATTTGAAGGTAAAAAAGTAATTGATGCAAACAACCGGTATGTGTGTCCTTCCTTTATAGACGGCCATGTTCATATTGAATCGTCCATGGTAACCCCCGCTGAGTTCGCAAAAGCCGTACTTCCCCACGGTGTCACCACTATTATTACGGACCCGCATGAAATAGCAAACGTGGCAGGAAAAGACGGCATCCAATTCATGATAGATGACTCAGAAAATCTACCGATGGATATTCATGTCATGCTGCCCTCCTGTGTTCCAGCGACACCGTTTGAAAACAATGGAGCCCAGTTAAACGCCGAAGATCTGACTGCTTTTTTTGATCACAAACGGGTGCTTGGACTTGCTGAAGTTATGGATTATCCGTCTGTTTTAAATGCAGAGAATACGATGATTGATAAACTGATCACCACTTCAAAATACAGCAGCTTGATAGACGGACACGCAGCCGGTCTTCATGCCGGTGCTCTCAATGTGTATGCTTCTGCTGGAATAGGTACTGACCATGAAGCTAACACAGCTTCCGAAGCATTAGACCGTTTAAGACGTGGAATGTATGTTCTCATTCGAGAAGGATCTGCTGCAAAAGATCTCACGTCTATTGTGCCACTCGTAAATCACAAAAATTCCCGTCGTTTCCTCTTTTGTACAGATGACAAACATTTAGATGATTTATTAGAAGAAGGCAGCATCGATCACAATGTTCGCCTCTCTATCAAGCAAGGGCTTGATCCATTATTAGCTATACAGATGGCTTCACTGAATGCAGCCGAGTGTTATGGATTGAAAAATAATGGTGCGATTGCACCAGGATATGCTGCCAACTTTCTGTTGCTCGACGACTTAGCCTCTGTTTCAATCCATGAAGTTTACAAATTCGGAAACCTTACTGCAAAAGACGGAAAATTTGTTGGCGAGACACTTCCATCCATACAACCACCTTCTCAACTAACGAATACGGTCAACGTGCCGAACATGCGAGAAGAAGACTTGAATATTCCAATGGATGGGAAGAAAGCTCATATTATCGGTGTATCTCCAAATAGTTTGGTCACCAATAAACTAGTGGAAAATGTCACTGTGAAAGATGGTGCATTTATCCCCTCTGTTGAACACGATCAATTAAAGTTAGCTGTTGTGGAAAGGCACTCTAGAACCGGCAATATTGGGCTAGGGATTATAAAAGGATTCGGAATAAAAGAAGGTGCAATAGCATCTACCGTAGCGCATGATTCCCATAATCTCGTTGTTGCGGGAACCAATAACCCGGATATGATAACAGCTGTACACGCCATAAAAAACATGCAGGGCGGGCTGGCTGTTGTAAAAGATAATGAAGTGATTGCAGCCCTTTCCTTAAACGTAGCAGGACTGATATCTGATAAAGATAGTGACGAGGTGAACAATCTTCTCCACCAATTAAACGAATCTCTATTAGATATAGGATGTTCACAAACATTCAATCCATTTTTAACCTTGTCCTTTTTAACACTGCCCGTTATACCAGAACTAAAATTAACGGATACCGGGTTGTTTGATGTAGGTACATCCACACACATTCCCGTCGATTTTTTCAGATCCAATACAGAAAAAAATACAGAATAG